The sequence CATCATTTCTCTTTTCCCTTTCTGGACATGCATggagttttttaagatttttttttaaccatgctTGAGCTctgcaaataaaaacaaagaaatcaattCACAATTAATGTTTgcaatgaattaatatattttttccatatCATTTATTGGAGTAGAAACTTAGTTAATTATAAGCTCCACATCATTTAacagaacaaaaataattgaactcTGCAAGATGGCTTTGACCATAACTATGTAGGGCTAGAACTATCAGAACTACTGCAAGAACAATACCAGAACGGCTGAGCTGGGAAAATAAACTGCGAATCCTGAAAAAAGCTAAAGGCAAAGTAGTGACTTGAGTTACAAGCTTCAAAGAGATGACAAAGGATTGGTCTCGAGTCTAGCATGTCATGGCCACACATGTCTCTCATGGATAACCATGCCTTCTCATCCCATACCCCCCCATGCATACAAGCAAAGATAAAAAGCCAGTCATCATAACCTCCAAAAGCCCCCTCTCCCTTGCCATTTCCCACTTTCTAAAGCACTCGAAACAAATTAAAGAGGGTTTCAAACACAGAGGGGCTACATACCTTCGTGCTCTTAGCTATGAAAGTTCCAGCTCCCTCACCAcaaaacagcagcagcagcagcaacaaccaGTCTCAAAACCCGAAACCAGTTTCTTGCAACAACACCAACAATAACAGCAGGAACATCAGCTTTAACCCCAACAATCGAAACTTGTGCTACGAACCCACTTCGGTTCTTGACTTGCGTAGAAGTCCAAGTCCTGCACGAGCTGGCAAACCGGCCTCTGTAACCGATCCTATCGAGTGGGAAGATCATGTCTTGCAAACTTTGGATTGGGATTCTATTATGAGAGAGTTGGACTTCCATGATGATTCTGCTCCTGCTCTCATCAATAATTTTCCACAATTCGGTCCTTACAGCGAGCCTCAAATCCAAAGTCATAACCTTCCTGAGTTCACTGCATCTCAACAGATTGATGCCACTCAGTTTCTTAACTCTGAGTTTAATGATATGTACATTAACTCTATCCCAACTCACAATTTGACTTCTCTTGATTTGTCCCATAGTTTTCATAACAATATTGGAAATTGGGATGCTGGTTCTGATTTCATTCGAGAGCTTATCAAAGCAGCAGACTGTTTTGACTCAAACGACCTACAACTTGCGCAAGTGATTTTGGAACGGCTCAGTCATCGCCTTCAATCACCAAACGGTAAACCACTCCAAAGAGCCgcttttttcttcaaagaagCTCTCCAGTCTCTCCTTACAAGTGGATCAACACGGCCACAAACTAATCCTGTATTCCCTTCATGGTCCAATACTGTCCAAACTATTAAGGCTTACAAGGCCTTCTTTAGCATCTCTCCAATCCCAATGTTCACTGACTTCACCACCAACCAAGCTATTCTTGATTCCCTTAATGAAAATTCAGTGTTTCTTCATGTCATAGATTTTGATATTGGATTTGGCTGCCACTATGCTTCTTTGATGAGAGAACTTGTAGACAAAGCAGACTCATGCAATAAGATCACAGCTCCGCTTCTTCGAATCACTGCGGTTGTAACAGAAGATACTGCGACTGAGACCAAATTGATCAAAGAAAGACTCTCACAATTCGCCCATGAACTCAAGATCAGATTCCATGTCGAGTTTGTGCTTTTCCTTACCTTTAAAATGTTGTCTTTCAAAGCAATCAAGTTTGTTGAAGGAGAGAAAATTGCTGTTCTCTTATCCCCAACAATATTTCGCCATCTTGGTTCAACAAATAATGTTACTACGTTTGTTAATGATTTCCGCCGAGTTTCGCCAAGTGTAGTCATAATTGTGGACAGTGAAGGGTGGACAGAATCTGGAGCTAGATTGTCATTCAGGAGGAACTTCGTCAATTGTCTTGAATTTTATTCAATGATGTTTGAGTCCCTGGATGCGGCGGTGATTACAGCCGGTGACGATTGGGCGAGGGAAATTGAGATGTGCCTGCTGAAACCGAAGATTTTGGCGGCAGTTGAGTTGTGTGGAGGGCGAATGGTGTCTCCATGGAGGGAGGTATTCGCTGGGGCAGGGATGAGGCCAGTGCAGCTGAGTCAGTTTGCTGATTTTCAAGCTGGTTGTTTGCTGAGAAAGGTGCAAGTGAGAGGTTTCTATGTCGCAAAACGGCAGGCTGAGTTGGTTCTTTGCTGGCATGATAGGCCACTTATTGCTACATCCGTTTGGAAGTGTTAGAAACAAATGATATCTTGTTATCTTAGAAGCTAATTAGGTTGTTTTTGGGATGTAATGACGAGTCTAATTACCCTTTTACCATTCGGCAGTTATCAGTTGGTGTCTtgctagaaagaaagaaagggggcTGAGTATCTTTCGTCACTCTCCACGCCTCTCTTTCGTGTAACCTGCACAGAACTTTTGCCTGTTATCAAAGATTTGgggaaatataaattaaaaaggataatAACCCCAATTAGGGAATCATAATCTGCCATCCTCTTCCcaggatttttttcttttttgcatgcGTTCTGTCAAGATTATTTTGACGTTAACAGTCTTATAAAATATGAAGTTActgttcaaattattttaatgtttttgcaaTTCTTCCAAGTAGCTGTAAATGACAGGAAACTTAATCtaatcacactttcaaacacgtAATCAAATTATGCAGTATCGAAATTCTTGCAGGAAACTGATCTGAAAGAGAAAGCACAGCAGCAAGTAAAATACAGCGAGAAAACTAGGAAAGATAATTAGAATGTGGAGACAGACAGGTTCTCCATGGCCCAAAATACCTAACGGAATTGTGCAATCCAAAGCTGCAAGTGTCTTAGCAATATGCAGCAGAAAATCTACAGGCCTTGATGGctgactaaataaaaaagacagcAGTGCTTGTATAATACCAACGAAAAGCCATCCACTACAATCAAATGGCACTGtagaaacaggaaaaaaaattctaccagtcattttttattttatttttatataaaataaaataaaataaaaaacatgaaaaataaatgtgtctttatatatttttttgtaaataaaaggttgatgatatatttaaagatatattgttataaaaacaaaatttcataaataaaattaattaataagacAATGACATGTGCTATTGAGAAAGAACTTGAAAAACCCTACAAATCTTGATAAATAAAGGGCTTCACTCTAAACAAaataggggggggggggtgtttcTTATGGAAGATACAAAATCTTTTTCGAAACAAACTCTTCAAGTAAGGAAGCTCTCTCAAAAACTCTCATTCTTCCTTCATCTATACTTGAAGTTtacaaataatgaaattttgttGGATCAAGCCTAAATGCCCTATAAGAGTTATTCAACAATAATTTAAACACGAATCAAAGGTATTATTCAAAGTATTAAATCACCAAATCTCGCTCTGCAATACTCGTCTAAATTCGTGTTTTCACACATAATACAAgtcatcataaataaaatttaacagaAGAATCAGaggattattttattctttggtaagaatattttaaatagatatTGTAACCATTcgtatattttaataaaatcaaatatttgtaCATGTTTTCTTGCTTACTTTTCAAGTATTCAAAATTGTCTACAAATTTCTAGCGACTCCACTAGGAACATCTTTACCTTTCATCTCTTtctttgaagaaatttttttcaacaaccTCTCAATGAAAACTAGGAAGAATATGATCATTGTTGTCACTTCCAAAAGCAATAAGACTGTCGATTTAAGTCGCCAACACACTTTTGAAGGTTCTTCATCACcatctttgaaaaacaaattcatcacTGAGTTGTATGCGTAACGTCAAGTCTTAAGCCAATGTCAATGTGGTATGTAAAGGGGGCACAAAGGCTTCCTGTTTCAAGATTGAAACTACAAGCAACTCCATAAAATTCAAATGGGTGTGTTTCTTCAGCACTTAAGGTGACTACTTTTGCAATTCAACCCTAGAGACTTCTCCATGTTAATTGTCGCACGTGTGTGTCGTCGTGGTAAGCATCCTTCTAGATTAAGACTTTGATGGTGTGGAGAAAGAATAAGGAATTCTTATCCTTTTATGGTTTAAAAAGTTTAAAGTCATCACTTAGTATTGTGGTTACTAAGAACCTTAATTGGTCTTTAGAGTTTAGATAAGGGGATCGATTATGTAGAGAGATGACAATATCAACACTAGTACACCCTATATAAGGTACGTTGCTTTGCTTATTTGTCTGATTATTACTAAGGctttgttgtgattttttaacCATTAGTTTATCTATTGGTTAAAGCAAGTCCACCCCACTCAGATGGATCGTGACTTAACCCCACTAAGATGGATCGTGACTTTATAGGTCAAGCCTAGCcattctaaaatcaaaacatattattttacatttgtttcttttatttagaatatatcttatgtataagtttataatcattgatattaaaaatcaaaaaatgattttttggtatttttaaattttaggcCTTGTCCCATAGCTTTAATAAATGTGTTATTAAATCTATGATGCGtgcaaaatataaaactattttttgatttttttttggcatgctaaatcatgcattttctctctctgtttttttttttttttggttcaaaatgcaaacttgattttctttttggagAAACTTGGTCAtatgcaatttaaaatataaatgtattttatttctaaagaaggacattttttaaacaaaaaaacaggtttatttaattccaaaaaaatcttatgtataagttcaaaattcaaaatattaaatacaaaagggtaaaatgatataaaataccCATAAATAATTGCAATATGTttctttaaaaatctaaaaaataattgaaattaaactaGGGTCTGTTTggcaaaatactaaaaacaaaaaacataaattaaatgtcGTGAAAATTATGTTCGGGTGTGTTGGCCAAACATGATTTTAGTTAAAGAACAcaagcttaaaacacaacacaaataccaaattaaatcaaaatacaaaatttattaatttaataattaaacccATCAAACTAACAAACAATGCAAATGTTTTACCTTGCTTTTATGATGTGTAGGTGACCGGTGGTAGCGGTggtttgcaacaaaaaaaaatagtggaaaTACTTGTGTAGACAAAGGGAAGATGATTTTGGTGTTTTGATGGTGGAGATTGGACAATGTTTTGGGTGATTTGGAGGTTGTTTTCTTTTGGGGCTTTTTTAGTtctagggtatttttttttttctctcaggAGTGGTGGCCATGAAGAAAAATAGTTATGCTTATACATCGTAACCACGATTTAGAATTATGGTTTTCTTATGAAATTGCGATTCAGAATAAcgatttttatttaaaccatTTTTCTAAATAGCAGTTCTTTGACAACTACGATTCAAAAGATAGCAGTTATATATAAACTATGTCATTTccataaaatgttttaaaagtgtcATTTCCTCTTAACTTTTTTGAAACtatgctaatttaaaaaaaaaaaatcaaaatttaggtCAATGTTGGTGGCTTGTTCTAGTGGAGGTGAAAATGAACTTTTATCAGTTTTTTCTAGTTCTTGAATGATTCTCCCTCCCTTTAAAGATGAGTTGAGTTTGGGattttacaaggaaaaaaaaaagattatggcCAACCTTGAATGATGGGAGAgactgaatgtttttttttttttttaacttttaagtgGTGTGTGTATTGGTGCATTGGTAAGAGGAGAGAGTAAGGATTGTCAATCGTGAAGGGAGACACTTGATAGTGTCaggtattaaatatttttttttttctgagagtGGCAGCTTGTTTAGAGAAAAttgcctagttttttttttaaacccccTCTTCTACACACTAGAATCTATCTTTATAATTGTTGCACGTGCACATGCGGCGTGAcaagatatcaaaattaaagagTTGTCACCTAATTGTTTGGTTCAGGATCATTAAGAGAACCAAGTAGACTAgtcttatataaaatttaaggtATGGGATTGATTGTATCTATGGAAGATATTAACACTATTAGCGTATCTTACTTAATGTAAGCTGTATTGTATGATCTAAATGTAGCTTAAAGGTATTAATGGGTTCTTAACAGATGGACTGTCTATGGCTTAAAACAAAGATATGTTCATGaataaatttagtattttgaatttattatgggTTTGTATacccaaataaattcttaaggAAAACAAATTCATATAGATACCCTGACAAGGTTCACCTATCCTAGAAAGCGAAAGGGTTTTTCACAATTCGTAtgtcattttgaaaaatactcccaattaaaattgatgaatgtccaaaataattttgagaatattctaaaaaatcaagcattcattttcttttattaaaactaaaaaaccatGATTTGATCAAAATGTATTTGGGCAGTCAAAGGAATCCTAGAATCTAAATGTATGAATACGTGTTATTGATGCGTGTTAACCCTATATTATTTGCTAAATATGACAAACTAACATGTATGTGCCAAGAATTAACCCAAAACAACTCAAAATAAGAGGCTAAAACAAAGTTCATGCAAAGAACACGAACCACATTACCAATACCAAGCATAATTTAATCCAAATAACTAACACATAACATCAAATCACCAATAACATGTATGAAGTTTCAAAGTTCAAAACTATCAAAGCTAAACAACAAACATATTTAtgctatttgaatttaaaacttgaCATTTTTAACATCTATATGTCAAAACTAACTTATATGAACCATGAACTTTCACTAAAGACATCAAATTCTTCAAAGTCTTTAACCCGCAAACAAACaacttattgttttattatagaATAAATTCAAACACCAATCAAAAtacctcaaataattttttaaaaaaattcagaaactatattattattttttattgttcaaggTGGTGGCTCACTACGAGTCCATTTACCTTAAACATGggcaacaaatattttttatgtacaaAGACAAGgttgatgattttattattttaaaaatttagatatgTTAGCCCGATGGACCCTTTAATCTAAGCTTAGTTCTAATGAGCTTTATAAACTtgttataaaatccaaaaataaattaaaaatattttttgtattttatattttctttttaaaaaaaatgctaaaaaaatgattttaaaaatgctctacaacatatttttttgtggcTTTTTCCATTTTATATAAATGCTAATAAAAGTGAAAATGTGCACCAAGGACTtggccttaaaaaaaataaaaattggtctAGATCCAAACCGACAACTTAATCTAATCTTTCTGAAGTAAAGCCAGCCTAAACAAGATCCAAAGTTGGTCCAGACTTTAGATTTAAATGTAAAGTAAAGGTGGTGACTCTaagcatggaaaataaatttaaaaaaaaaagtagtgttGGTTAAACCATTAACTACAATTATTTCTCCTAGTTATTTATATTGCATAACCTTCCTAagtaaaaactagttttttttaaaagatcaacCCTAACTGTTAcatgtttcattttttaaaacaacaagcTTCCATCTGTTTTTAGGTAACAACCAACGAAGAATTCCATACCTGTAATGGCCAAAATcacatgataaaaaagaaacaaagcccAAGTCATTCTTTTGTATCAGTGTGAATCCTATCTCAACAACAGACTAAGTACTTCACATATTTCATATCAATCTTTTCTAAAGTGAGTGCATAAGAGAAGGAAAAGACTATATCTAAGGTTTTCAACTCCTTGGAACGTGAAGactgataaaataattaagatcaaacacaaaaaaaagggtTAGAATTCTTAATTACCTGTTTATTATGAGTGCTTAaagttaacctaaatacaaagaaattttatataggttaaactgaaaatatttttctacccttaataaataacactaaataaatattatttaacatctctcctcaaactcacgatgcgaCAACTACAAGCATTGAGAGTTtgctaataagaaaaaaaaaaaaaaaaaagagaaatgtaaTGCGcattggtaaagaaatctgcaatctgcaaagaagaaaaaaaaaaggcaaagtaatggtgtcaTGCTTGAGacgatgacgagtaagatgacaatcgatctcGATATTCTTAGTTCCCTCATAAAAAACCGAGCTGTAAGCAATCTGAATAAAACTCtagttgtcacaatacataggagtatgatgagaaaataaaagtcTCATATCAGtaagtaaccaacgtaaccaaacaatctctttggtagtagatgACATGACACGATATTTtgcttcggtggatgattgagaaacaatagattctTTCTTGCactttcaagaaataaaagaatcacctaaaaagatacaaaacctggtaacagacttgcgataTGTGGCATCACTACCATTATTAGTGTTAGAGTATGCATGTAGCTCCAAGGAAAAGGTGgtgaaagtaaaagactttaAAAAACTGTACCCTATAGATATtgcaaaatacgaagaacagtTGCCCAATGAACAATAGTATAAGAAGTAataaactgactaacaacatgaacaactaCTCTTTCTAGTGCTATTGCCCCCGGGGATAGAGAGATTTTGGGACACAGATAAAGAAACCTTATTTAGTTTAGGGAAACTAATTCCTTCTTCTTGTCCTTCGAACATATGTAATATCTAAACAAGTAATAGTGAGAACACAATAAAGTGATACAAGATCACAATAAATACAG is a genomic window of Populus alba chromosome 5, ASM523922v2, whole genome shotgun sequence containing:
- the LOC118029981 gene encoding scarecrow-like protein 15, with amino-acid sequence MKVPAPSPQNSSSSSNNQSQNPKPVSCNNTNNNSRNISFNPNNRNLCYEPTSVLDLRRSPSPARAGKPASVTDPIEWEDHVLQTLDWDSIMRELDFHDDSAPALINNFPQFGPYSEPQIQSHNLPEFTASQQIDATQFLNSEFNDMYINSIPTHNLTSLDLSHSFHNNIGNWDAGSDFIRELIKAADCFDSNDLQLAQVILERLSHRLQSPNGKPLQRAAFFFKEALQSLLTSGSTRPQTNPVFPSWSNTVQTIKAYKAFFSISPIPMFTDFTTNQAILDSLNENSVFLHVIDFDIGFGCHYASLMRELVDKADSCNKITAPLLRITAVVTEDTATETKLIKERLSQFAHELKIRFHVEFVLFLTFKMLSFKAIKFVEGEKIAVLLSPTIFRHLGSTNNVTTFVNDFRRVSPSVVIIVDSEGWTESGARLSFRRNFVNCLEFYSMMFESLDAAVITAGDDWAREIEMCLLKPKILAAVELCGGRMVSPWREVFAGAGMRPVQLSQFADFQAGCLLRKVQVRGFYVAKRQAELVLCWHDRPLIATSVWKC